The genomic DNA CCGGAATCTCATCCCTCAGCCTGTGGCCCCAGAGCACCAGGGCCATCTCAGCCTCCATTCTGGGGCACCCCACAGCACCTGACTCTACCTCTTTCTCGACATAACACAGCATGAGACAGACAGCCTGAGAGAGCCTTTGGGACCAGGAGCCACCACCACCAAGTTACCCTGCCAGCTTGCAGAACAGCCGCCTCCTCTGCCCAGCACGACTCACCTGCTTCCAACGAGTGCCTCCTGCCCCTCAGCCCAGCTCAAACTGGGGCACAGAAGCAGGGCAACTGCTCCTTGGGAGTGGCAATGAGGTgtcctgcctgtcctgctgcctgcccgCACCACTATGCTCCTGCATCACAGCCCAACATGCTGGTGGCCCCAGGGCTGGAGCTATGGCTGGAGCAACCCGTTTCTGCAGTGCCGTGGGGATTGGCAGCTGTAGAAGCTGGGGCTTCTCGTGGATGGAGCTGGGTCCAGGCAGGACAGGCTCTCTGTGCCATGGCAAAGGCACAGCTCCCCAGGAAACTAGGTGGGATGGAGTACCTGCTGCCAGTCCGCCAGCCCTCTGCTGAGCTCCTCTTGCAGCGGCCCTGCTCCAGGGCAAGCACCAGCAATGGGTGAGGTGCTGGTCCCCACGGGAGCAGATGCTGGGCTGGACTGAAAGTGAAGGGCAGCTGCACTTACAGTATTAGAATTTTATGGATTGAGTCCATGAGAGTATTTAAgtacagaatatatatatatataatatatatagaaatatatgcaAATTAAATGATAAGGCTCTGTTATAAAGACCCTCTCAAGATAAGGCTACTAGCTGGGCTGAAGCTCTAACATGGACTCATCCCCACTCCATAAGCCTCGGGGACTCTCCCCACTAGAAGGTATGTACCTGGCTGGCTGCGGAGGCCTGGGTGGCAGAGAGAGATCAATCCGTAAGGCTGGCAGCTGGATACTGTTAgaaagagtttttttaaaaacggTGGCTCCAGGAGTGTTTTGGTGCCCATAAAcctggagacccctgtgcacaaCTGAAGAGGAACAGGATGCTGAGCTCTGCATCCCCCGAGAGCTGTGGGCAAAGGCAGCAGCCTGTGAGCACTAGCGGAGACAGGCAGCTTTCATGGCTTCGGTTCTTTCTTCTGAACCTTTCCACCCAGGCTTGGACACTGTGGCCGAGTGACCGAGCCAGCCTCCTGTGGAGCCCACAGTCCCACTCCTGCATGACCTATGTTCCCCTGAGATCTTCTGGAGCTAGCAAGCATCCTGCACGACCGGCTCAGAGGGAGTCTGTGCAAGgtctgctgcagcacagggagcatggcagggagaggagggggaggaaagcagCCAGGTAGCTGGTTAGGAAAAGCCTCTGGCTCACAGGAGGTGTTAGATAAGGGAGGTCATACctgaaagagaaatgaagagGTCAGGAAAATAGGATGCAGAGCCACCTGGTTAGAACAGGGCTGGTGCAGAGCCAGGAGGATCCTGCTCAGGGATGGCAGAAAGTGGGTGAGGGTCTGCGTGGGCAGAGAGGGAAGCTCTCCCCACCCTCATGTTAGTGCTGGCACCAGGCAATGTCTCCCCCCAGCATACATATGGGTAGCCTGGGTAAGGGACCGAAtgcagctcctgggctggagcacagagggacagcaGGAAGACCAACACCAAAACCCACTGGGCGAGTAGAGCACCGTCCGCACACACatcccccagtccccatccctgctgggaAGAGCCGTCCATGAGCAGCCAGGAGAGCATGCACCATTGCTTCCATCTCACCAGGTAACTGGGGCCTCGACCTCTCCTGGAGAGGGGTCGGGACAGGGATGAAGCAAGGAGGTCGCTCAAGGTGATTGCTGCAAACTCAATGCTGGCAGGTCTGTCCATCTTCACAGTGGGGAGCCCCTGAGGTGCGGGGTCCCaagcagggcaggaggctgccTTGCAGCTCATCTGAGGGGATCTAGTTGGTCCATACTCTTGGCAGCTCTGATCGCCTCTCCTTGCAGGTATGAAACCTTCTCCTCATCCTCTCTGTGCCCAGGCCACACACCAGTCCCAGCAGCACCGTGGCAGCATAGCTCTTGGCTGTAGGTGCTGCAGAGGATCGGCCATCGCAGGGAAGCTGGGATCGGGGCAGGGCTCTGTGGGGAAAACCTCATCTGAGGGAGCAGTAAGAGGCCAGAGAGGGGGATTTCACTCGAGTACCTCGAGAGTTGGGGAAGGCATTCCGCAGCTtctccatgatctcttccaggcACACGCTGACTTCCTGGGTTTTGGCTTCCACATCATCTGCAGCAGGAAAGAGGGTGGAGGGGTTGGTGGTGAGCAGGCTCTCTGGGCATCCACCTCACCAGCCAGCATCTCTGCAGGATGGCATGGTGCAGGCAGCTTCCTGCAGCATTGAACCAAGGGAGCGGGGCTGAGTGCTCAGCCCAACCCCAATCCTCACCTGCAGCTTCCGTGTCAGGGGTGTTGTGctctttctcctttgcctggcTGCCTTCAGACTGATGTGGAGAGGAAGCCAAGGAAGAGGCTGCTGAACTGTTGCCATCTGACTCTGCTGGAGGCTAGAGAGAGAAGGGGGGTTGTCACCATCCTCTGTCCTTGTCCTCCCCCACTTCTGACTATCCCTTTCTGCCACTACCCCAGCTCTGTTATGGCAAAGGCCACCCCAAGGGTGGGCTTCCCTGGATCCTTGCTCTGACagtacctgcagcagcagctccctcagccggTGCAGCTGGGACTCCAGCTGCTTGTTGTGGTCCTCCAGGATCTGCATGCGGGTCTCCAGGCGGCTCTTGTGCTGCCGGAGGATTCGTGCTTCTGCCAGGAGCTCATCATTATGGGGGTCTTGCACTGATTCAGGGGAGCCTGTAGCCAAGGTTGGAGACTCCACTGCCTCATCATGCTGCCATTTCAAACGTCTCAGCTCTCCCTGGAGTATCCTGCAAGATAGCCTAGGTCAGCATCACCGCTCTCCTTTCTAAAGCCTGCTGGAAACACCCAACAGCTGCACACTGGGGATGGCCCATGACTCGGAGATAAAACAATCCTGGAGGCTTTACCAGATGTGAAGCTTGAGGACCAGCACACTCCTGGACTTTCTCCCTGCACCACAGGGTGGCCTGCCTGCAGCTCTACCCCTCAGGCAGTTTACAAAAAGACATGCAACTGCTTTCTAAGAGGCTGAAAACAAGGGCagggaaaggatcacctcctcctgaGCCAATCTGCCCTGCCTAGAGCCTCACCTCATGTGGTCCGGAGCAGCACCACAACTGTTTGCAAGGGACTCAGGGACAAGAGATACAGCAGTGCCCTGTGTGCACTTCAACTATTTTGGGGTTCAGGAGGGGAACAGGTTCTGGGGATGGAGGCAGGAACATTTTGGGGAACAGAGTCTTCTCCGTTCCTTGGAGAGCACACCCTCACTGAGTGCTCCCATAAACATTTTAGGGCTCAGCCTAGACACCTTCCAAACCAGCCCACTCGGCTCCTCTgatgcccagctccagccccagcagttATCCCCTGGATCCACTCTGAGCTCTGCCAAGCTTCTCCAGCCCTTTCACCTTAGGCTATAAACCCCACTTTCAGAGTTGCCCGTGCCCCTACCTGTTTTCATCCTCTAAGTGGGCGAGGATTCGCTCCAGCTCTCCTTTGTCATCCATGCTGAGGCTTCCTGGAACCTGCTGGCTGCCCCCAGGCTCTCTGTCAGTGATGGGGCTGGAATGGCGCAGCAGGTACTGGTCCTCGTCCCTGTTGCAGCAGGTGGAGAAACACCTTAGTGAGAAACATCAGTCTCATGAGATTTGTGTGCCCTTGGGGAAGGACAGCCTGGAGGGAGATGGCTTCGTATGGAAGCTCATTCTGGCTGCTCCAGGTCTAGAGCTCAGGAGTGGCTCAGCAACACTGGGTAGCTGGGGGTGCCCAGGAGCCTCAGACTCAAAGGAGCTGGGAAAGAAAGAATTTCTGTGCCCTGGCTAGACAGGGATGGAGCCACAGGAGCCCTGACTTGgcaggaggtgaggaggagggaaaggaggcagAACTCACAGGCTATCGTCAGGGGACAGGCTGTCATTGAAGAAGGAACAGTTCTGGCTTTCCATCTCTGCAAgcctggaagaaagagaaagaggttgAAATATGGTCAGAGACACCCTGAATGTCTGCTTGATGCACCCTACTTATGGCAGCCTCTGCAAGACCCCTCTCTGGCAGGGTCTCTCAGCATGCCTGCACCAATCTGCCCCCCTTTACAGGCTCTAGAGagttttgcctttttagaaaacaaGAGACACTGCTGCTCTCGGGTGACAGTCTCTGGAATAAAGGTCTGCTGCCATGCAGCTGGCTCAGCCTCCTTTCACATAAGCAAAGGGCTGAAACCATGCCAGCTCCAACCTAGGGCCTGAGCTACAGGCTCCCTGTGCTCCTTGGGTCCCCACTCTGCCTGGACCCGTGGTGAGGGCAGAGGCATTACAAACAACAAGGCAGCAGCCATGGGAAGTGTGCAAGCAGCACTGGTGAGCGCACAGGCAGAGCAAGACATTGAGGGATCTGCCTGGTGAGAATCCAACCAGCAGCTCATACTGAGAAGAGCAGGAGGGTACATGGAGGCTGCTTCATCACCAAGACACCTGCTGTCAAATGCATGGCATTTGCTGCCAATTTGCATGGCATTAGCCATGTCCCAGGCAGGAACAAAGTGGTACAGGCCTCTTCCCAACGGCACTGCAGCCTGAGCCACCACAGCCAGCCTCTGCCTGCCAGGCAGCCTGCTGGGAAGTGTGGAGGGGACTGCGGGCAGCAAGAGCTCACCACGCATCTGCCCCAAAACCCCTCCACACCCATTGGAGTCATGCTCCGTGCCCTGGCGTGACAGGAGTGCCCAGTGGTGGTACCTGCTGGCAAAGTGCTCGATCCGGGAGTGGGTGTCAGCATGTGGTAACATCGGGGAGGAGGCTGGTCTGGAAGAGACATACACTGGTCGGAAAGGCTTGGCAGTTCTCGCTCAAAGCTAGGGCTTGGAGAGGCTGCCCTGGTCTCATGTGGGCTGAGAAGAGccagggacaggctggagagggagaCTGAAATCTCTGTTCCTCCAAGAACTAGGTGCCGTATCACCCCCAGAGCAAGTgccccctccagccctcccagggGAGCCCTGTCTTGCAGCTAAGATGCTGCTTCCATCCATGGAGCCCACATATCAGGCAGGGTTGAAAGACACAGCCCAGGACACAGACAACTCACGTCTCAGAGAAGTCAGCCTCAAGTACGGACTGGACGGGCAGGTAACCTCTCTGCGGGTGCTTGCTGAAATACTGCTTGGACCGAAATTTGTTCTTCAGCGTTGTGGCAAAGTCTCTCATGTTCTCACTGGATGTAGTCTGCAGAGACACAAACATTACCAAGACGCTACTTAATGAAAAGTGGGGGACCACATGTCAGCATCCACAGGAAAGAAGCCCCTTCAGGCTGGGCACGAACTctacagaggaagaggcagacaCAACTGAGGAAGCAGGAAGGGCACAGGGCAGCTCTGTCAGCCTGTCACGGGGCCTTGCACAAGCCAAACTGGGCATCGGTGGGTGCCGTGCATCCTGCTCACCACGAGCCCCAGAATAGCAGGGATACAGGCAACCTCCAGCACgcagagggaaatgaaaacaCACAAGAGATCCACTTCTGGAGCTGCACCAGCCTAAACATCACAAGGCTGCTGGCGTTGATGGGGAACTCCTCTGAGCCAAGACCCTCCCAGCGCAGCCCAGCTCCATACCGGGGTGTAGTACTCCATGATGGGGTAGTGCAGCTTGTTGCCCTTGCTGGCCCGCCCAGTGAGGAAGCAAGTCTGGCAGATATCCACATTGAACTGCTTCAGGCTCCGATACCTGGAGAGATCAAGAGGCCACAGGGAAGCAGCAAGAATCAGCAAAACCACATCATTTTGGAGCCCAAGAAGAGCTCAGCAGGGGACAGAGGTGGTCTGTGTTGCTCTCGCACCCCACTGAACCACAGTGCTGATGGATAAGTCCCCAGAAAAGcatcctgctccttcccctggtCTGGCCTGCCTGAAacactgctgctgcagagctctaGGTTCCCCCAACAGCACAGAGCAAATTCGGCTCCCTCCTGCAGGACACCATGTACTTCCCTTGGGGGCCAAGGTCCCATATCACAACCCTTACCTGAAGCCCTTGATGGGGCACTGCCGGCAGACGGAGCACTTGGTCTGGTGCTTCACCTGCTCAGCTATGGTCACCCGGTGCAGCACGGCCAGCCACACCATGGACTGTGGCTCCAGGTTGGCCCACTCCAGGAACTGGGATGCCTCAATGGCAGGCTTCCCATTgctctggggaggggagaggaaggggctgCTCAGAGCTGGGACCCAGCTGTGATGGTGTGCAAGCTCCTTGCCACCTCTGAGAGACTCTCCCCAGCATGGCTGGTGCAGAGGGGGCGGCACGGGCCATGGCACCCTACTTACAAAGCGGAAGCAGCTACGGATGCTGGGTTCCACGTTGCTGCCCCCAAATGCTGCCACTTCCCCCAGCTGGCGTGGGACCTGGATGGCCTCGTGGAGCAGGACGCCAAGGTGCCTCTGGTCACACAGTCCCCCAGTGTTCGCCACCTGGCTG from Accipiter gentilis chromosome 24, bAccGen1.1, whole genome shotgun sequence includes the following:
- the DRP2 gene encoding dystrophin-related protein 2 isoform X3 yields the protein MNLCWNEIKKKSHSLRARLEAFSDHSGKLQVPLQEIIDWLGQKDEELSAQLPLRGDVLLVQQEKETHAAFMEEVKSRGPYIYSVLESAQAFLSQHPFEELEEPTSESKDVSPRHRIQNISRFVWKQANVASELWEKLTARCVDQHRHIERTLEQLLEIKGAMEELSTTLDQAESVRETWEPIGDLFIDSLPEHIQSTKLFKEELSPMKDGVKVVNDLAHQLAISDVHLSMENSRTLEQINTRWKQLQAAINERLKQLQDAHRDFGPGSQHFLSSSVQVPWERAISPNKVPYYINHQAQTTCWDHPKMTELYQTLADLNNIKFSAYRTAMKLRRVQKALRLDMVSLATALEIFNEHDLQPSDRAMDVVEVIHCLTALYERLEEERGILVNVPLCVDMSLNWLLNVFDSGRSGKMRALSFKTGIACLCGTEVKEKFQYLFSQVANTGGLCDQRHLGVLLHEAIQVPRQLGEVAAFGGSNVEPSIRSCFRFSNGKPAIEASQFLEWANLEPQSMVWLAVLHRVTIAEQVKHQTKCSVCRQCPIKGFRYRSLKQFNVDICQTCFLTGRASKGNKLHYPIMEYYTPTTSSENMRDFATTLKNKFRSKQYFSKHPQRGYLPVQSVLEADFSETPASSPMLPHADTHSRIEHFASRLAEMESQNCSFFNDSLSPDDSLDEDQYLLRHSSPITDREPGGSQQVPGSLSMDDKGELERILAHLEDENRILQGELRRLKWQHDEAVESPTLATGSPESVQDPHNDELLAEARILRQHKSRLETRMQILEDHNKQLESQLHRLRELLLQPPAESDGNSSAASSLASSPHQSEGSQAKEKEHNTPDTEAADDVEAKTQEVSVCLEEIMEKLRNAFPNSRGTRVKSPSLASYCSLR